TATGCCCAAGCTGTTGAAGCCGCCGCGCCTGCGCCCCGGCGACCTGATCGGAGTGATTGCGCCGGCCAGTCCCATGAAACACGACAGGCTCGAAAACGGCATTCGTTATCTCGAACATCTCGGTTATAAAATCAAGCTCGGCAAGAGCGTTTATCACGAGCACGGTTATTTGGCCGGCCGTGATCGCGAACGCGCTGAGGACATCAACAAAATGTTTCGCGACCGCCGCGTGAAAGCGATTTTTTGCATTCGCGGCGGTTATGGAACTCCGCGGCTGCTCTCGCGGCTCGATTATCACGCCATCCGCGCCAATCCCAAAATTTTCGCCGGCTACAGCGATATTACGGCGCTGCAAATGGCGATGCTGCGGCATAGCGGCCTCGTCACGTTTTCCGGACCGATGGTCGCGGCGGAAATGGGCAAGGGCATCGATCCGTTTACCGAAGAAAATTTTTGGCGCGTGTTGACGCATCCCGAACCCTTGGGCGATTTGGCGCGGCCTGCCGGTGGGCAATATCAATTGATCGCTCGCGGCAAAGCTTCCGGTCCGCTCCTGGGCGGCTGTCTTTCGCTCATCGTGTGCCTGGTGGGCACGCCGCATTTTCCCAACGTAAAAGGAAGCATCTTTTGCGTCGAAGAACTCGGCGAAGCGCCGTATCGCATTGATCGCATGTTGACGCAATTGCGCGAAGCCGGCATTCTGCAGCGTCTTGGCGGCTTTGTGTTGGGGCAAATGACGGATTGCGTGCCGACGGACAACGAGCCGTCGCAAACGCTGGATGATTTGATGCATGATTTTATCGCCCCGTTGAAAATTCCGGCCATCGCCGGTTTGGATTACGGCCACGTTGACGTCAAATACACCCTGCCGCTCGGCATCCGCGCCGAATTAACCGCGCGCAACGCCAGGCCACAGTTACGAATTGTGGAATCAGCAGTGAGTTGAGAAGCTTGTTGCTGGTAGCTGGTTGCTCGTTGCCAGCGACCAGCGACCAGCTACCAGCTACCAGCAACCAGACATGAACCTTCGTCTCGCAATTTTCGCCAGCGGCCGCGGCTCGAATTTTCAGGCGATTCTCCAGGCGATTGCAACGCAGCGTTTAAAAGCGCAAGTGATGTTGTGCGTCTCCAATCGTGCGGACGCCGGGGCGCTGCAAATTGCCCGCGCCGCGCAAATTCCGACGGCAGTGATTGAAGAAAAGCAATTTGCCGACGCCGCGGATTATGCGAGCGCCTTGTTGGCGGAATTGGCCAAACACGACGCCAATTTTATCGCCTTGGCCGGCTTCATGCGCAAAATTCCGGTTGAAGTCGTGCGGCAATTTCGCCATCGGCTCGTCAACATTCATCCGGCGCTGTTGCCGAGTTTCGGCGGCAAGGGCATGTATGGCCATCACGTGCACGAAGCAGTTTTGGCATACGGCTGTAAAGTGACGGGCGCCACGGTGCATTTTGTCGACGAAGACTACGACACCGGGCCGCCGATCTTGCAGCGCTGCATTGCGGTGTTGGATGACGACACCGCGGAAACCCTCGCGGCGCGGGTGTTAGAAATTGAGCATCAGATTTATCCTGAGGCGTTGCAGCTTTTTGCGGAGGAGCGGGTTCGGGTTGAAGGACGGAAGATTAAAATTTTGCCTAA
The candidate division KSB1 bacterium DNA segment above includes these coding regions:
- a CDS encoding LD-carboxypeptidase; amino-acid sequence: MPKLLKPPRLRPGDLIGVIAPASPMKHDRLENGIRYLEHLGYKIKLGKSVYHEHGYLAGRDRERAEDINKMFRDRRVKAIFCIRGGYGTPRLLSRLDYHAIRANPKIFAGYSDITALQMAMLRHSGLVTFSGPMVAAEMGKGIDPFTEENFWRVLTHPEPLGDLARPAGGQYQLIARGKASGPLLGGCLSLIVCLVGTPHFPNVKGSIFCVEELGEAPYRIDRMLTQLREAGILQRLGGFVLGQMTDCVPTDNEPSQTLDDLMHDFIAPLKIPAIAGLDYGHVDVKYTLPLGIRAELTARNARPQLRIVESAVS
- the purN gene encoding phosphoribosylglycinamide formyltransferase; protein product: MNLRLAIFASGRGSNFQAILQAIATQRLKAQVMLCVSNRADAGALQIARAAQIPTAVIEEKQFADAADYASALLAELAKHDANFIALAGFMRKIPVEVVRQFRHRLVNIHPALLPSFGGKGMYGHHVHEAVLAYGCKVTGATVHFVDEDYDTGPPILQRCIAVLDDDTAETLAARVLEIEHQIYPEALQLFAEERVRVEGRKIKILPKVAM